The window tcatttcttattagcataaaagtttatacaaaaaatgtttgtcagaaaatgtatataattgtatatatgtatgtatatatatatatatatatatatatatatatatatatatatatatatagactgtAGGACATTACATAATTCAAATAGAACACATTcgtttttgctttcttttttttcttttcttttttttttctttttttttttgttttgttttttttctttttttttcttttttgttttttgaaaaaaaaaaagacttctTTCTTGCGATTATgccgaataaaatttaaaacatttcGAAGCATAACGcgctaaaatattttcaaaatttaatgtaaactaaaataaataacatatttacTTATACAGTAAAATGCGACTATTACAGATATATAATTTAGGTAAGCTTAATCAAAGGAAAATGTTGATGACAAGAGAAATCAAATACTGGCGGCTCTTTCGAATCCTTTTTATGTCCGTCAGCCAATAATTTTAGAACCACAAAATTAGTCTTTGCCACTTTTAATAGATCATTGatctgtaaaataaaaaaaagaaaaaaaggattacaaaattataatattaaaaaattaaaaaatataagataagaGCTTTGAATGATATAAACTCTTACCTCGTTCACTGTATTAATATTTGCCGGACAAAGTGATAATGCACGTTCTAACATATTTCTAGCTCTATGAAAGTGCCAACAACCTGCCAGATATTGTGTTGCACTCGTGACTTTTTCCTAAACAATAAATAACGATCAGATTCACATATAAAATAACTTATACcataatcgaatatatatatatatataggtatatactaACATTCTTCTTATACATTTGAGCATTGGTCATTTCTGAGAATTCTTGATAATGAACGGGTGGAGGAGTAAGAAGGGAAGAGAATGGCAGTAACCTATGTTCATATCTTACTCTTTCCGAGTCAAATTGCGTTTCTGGAAGAGGAATTTTTCCATCCATTCGAAATCCAACCAATGCCTAAAAATATGATTACATGATAAATGTATGATACATGTATAAAGCtcgttatacatgtatatatatatatatacatatatcaataatCATGATTGTAAAAACTTACTTTGTAGTACCCGCCACAAATATTTTGCATTGCCTGATACATCAGAATTTCCAAATGATGGGGTCTTGGTgttgatttcttctttttatttttggcaCTCTTTTTACCACCCCTACCTTTGTGTGTATCATTATGTACATCTTGTTCAGTTAAAAAGGTATCTGCCCTTGTAATGGCAGATACTAACCACGCATATAAAAATTCGTGCAGGtaccaaaaaatataatgatattcatGTACAGAGTACAATTCGAGTTCAAAACCGCTTAAGAGATACATAATCATTACACGTAACATATGATACAAAATCCAAGTGCCAAAGCAAGCCCAATGTGACCTTGGTATGTCACTCTTTAAAGTGTGTAAGTACCCATCTACTCTTTCAGCCTAAAAATATACATGAAATGTGTCTCATCGAAGATCAATTTTAATTGTCATTAAAAGTCGATATGTATTCTTACCTTATCCTGTAAGGTCGCAAAATCTTCTAATAAATGCGCTAACTTATCTCTCTGTCTTGCCCTGTTATGTCCAGTTAATTGCAATAAACTTCCAAACAAAGTAACGCAACGTGAGAAAAAACTATCAACATATTCCTTGGCCTGATGATTTTGAAGTAATGTACTTTTAGGCATTAGTACTGGTGGTGCAATAAAATTTCGTGCAGCATCTTTCAAAACATCAGCAAAATTGTGTACACCGAATACACGATTTGTTGTTGgcaaataaacaatttgtaaCATCGATCGAGATAATATGCATGGACTTTGCCGtgaaaattctaaaaaaaagtcctaaaaagaaattcgttcaCTTGACATTTAAATTATGAGCCATCATCCTTTATTACAACGCATACTTACCAGTGCTGCATGAAAGCCAGTATGATTAGTGATTTTAGTAACAgttttaaatctatttaacAATTCATCTAGATATTCTAGAGCCTCAACCCGTGGCTTTATCTTAGTATAACGTGGAAAGGTAGGAGGTAATAATCTCTGATTTACCATAGCATCAAAACCCATTATATTCGGATGATCAgctaatgagaaaaataatagaaataaaataaaagaaaatataatcaagCAAATGAATGATTAATATCAAACTTACAAACTTCGTCAGCCTTTTCCCCACGATTCACTGTCTTGATCATAACTTGAATCATATCAGAgcaatttgataataatctttGACAATCTACTAAATTTTGTTGTAACTGTTCTTTCCGTCCCATCAGAGACAATGTTTGATAAAACATCTTTGTAAATCTAATTCTTGCATAAAGTGCTAAACCATCATTGTACTGTACAATGAAAGACAACACTAGTTAATTcgagaaatatgaaatatttcaatcgataataatgaaatattttattcatgaaataaaataaattctcacCTCCTTTTCCGATTCAACATCAACTGGTTTTATTCTACTTTTTCTATGTAACTCCTCTTCTACTTCTCGCAACATAgatattgttttttgttctgtAATATCCTGTTGTAATCTGTATCCATAGGTAAGACTTTGAAAATCTTCTTCCTCAAAAACTAAGGCTTTATTAATGCAGTCCTTGATcacttcaataattttatacacaGCATAGCAGAACGTCTTTAATGGTTTATCCACAATCATTGAAGGctgatgta is drawn from Vespa crabro chromosome 10, iyVesCrab1.2, whole genome shotgun sequence and contains these coding sequences:
- the LOC124427450 gene encoding N-alpha-acetyltransferase 35, NatC auxiliary subunit isoform X2; translated protein: MFMIRKQTKNIYTLFQKIYSFFLEFWLDSVRSPLPTVKLRYRGCLSIVENIFFNLTIGDAVRTTMATMVEDENSVDMNEDKKLFNQVSYNWVDITQEFFEAITELELGELLHNEFFGLFEAMSAIEMMDPKMDAGMLCNRGNSKPCTFIQAIETGAIKLDNLIPAEVIGIIDSTYSCIVSWLEGHSLAQTVFTNLYLHQPSMIVDKPLKTFCYAVYKIIEVIKDCINKALVFEEEDFQSLTYGYRLQQDITEQKTISMLREVEEELHRKSRIKPVDVESEKEYNDGLALYARIRFTKMFYQTLSLMGRKEQLQQNLVDCQRLLSNCSDMIQVMIKTVNRGEKADEVSDHPNIMGFDAMVNQRLLPPTFPRYTKIKPRVEALEYLDELLNRFKTVTKITNHTGFHAALDFFLEFSRQSPCILSRSMLQIVYLPTTNRVFGVHNFADVLKDAARNFIAPPVLMPKSTLLQNHQAKEYVDSFFSRCVTLFGSLLQLTGHNRARQRDKLAHLLEDFATLQDKAERVDGYLHTLKSDIPRSHWACFGTWILYHMLRVMIMYLLSGFELELYSVHEYHYIFWYLHEFLYAWLVSAITRADTFLTEQDVHNDTHKGRGGKKSAKNKKKKSTPRPHHLEILMYQAMQNICGGYYKALVGFRMDGKIPLPETQFDSERVRYEHRLLPFSSLLTPPPVHYQEFSEMTNAQMYKKNEKVTSATQYLAGCWHFHRARNMLERALSLCPANINTVNEINDLLKVAKTNFVVLKLLADGHKKDSKEPPVFDFSCHQHFPLIKLT
- the LOC124427450 gene encoding N-alpha-acetyltransferase 35, NatC auxiliary subunit isoform X1, producing MFMIRKQTKNIYTLFQKIYSFFLEFWLDSVRSPLPTVKLRYRGCLSIVENIFFNLTIGDAVRTTMATMVEDENSVDMNEDKKLSFNQVSYNWVDITQEFFEAITELELGELLHNEFFGLFEAMSAIEMMDPKMDAGMLCNRGNSKPCTFIQAIETGAIKLDNLIPAEVIGIIDSTYSCIVSWLEGHSLAQTVFTNLYLHQPSMIVDKPLKTFCYAVYKIIEVIKDCINKALVFEEEDFQSLTYGYRLQQDITEQKTISMLREVEEELHRKSRIKPVDVESEKEYNDGLALYARIRFTKMFYQTLSLMGRKEQLQQNLVDCQRLLSNCSDMIQVMIKTVNRGEKADEVSDHPNIMGFDAMVNQRLLPPTFPRYTKIKPRVEALEYLDELLNRFKTVTKITNHTGFHAALDFFLEFSRQSPCILSRSMLQIVYLPTTNRVFGVHNFADVLKDAARNFIAPPVLMPKSTLLQNHQAKEYVDSFFSRCVTLFGSLLQLTGHNRARQRDKLAHLLEDFATLQDKAERVDGYLHTLKSDIPRSHWACFGTWILYHMLRVMIMYLLSGFELELYSVHEYHYIFWYLHEFLYAWLVSAITRADTFLTEQDVHNDTHKGRGGKKSAKNKKKKSTPRPHHLEILMYQAMQNICGGYYKALVGFRMDGKIPLPETQFDSERVRYEHRLLPFSSLLTPPPVHYQEFSEMTNAQMYKKNEKVTSATQYLAGCWHFHRARNMLERALSLCPANINTVNEINDLLKVAKTNFVVLKLLADGHKKDSKEPPVFDFSCHQHFPLIKLT